The genomic window TTGACGTTAACGCTAACGTCAAGGTTTACGGTCGGCGACTGTGATCACCACACCACGGGGTCGCGAGCACCCCGATGCGCAGGCTGGGCATCAGATGGTCCTCGTGACTGGCGGTTCCGGCTACCTAGGCAGCTGGACCATCGTCGAATTGCTCCGGCGCGGTTACCACGTCCGCACGACGATCCGCGACATCGCGCGGGAAGACCTGGTGCGATCGATGATCGCGACCCAAACGACCGCTCCCGACCGACTCGCCTTTGTGCAGGCAAACCTGCTCGAGGATGCCGGCTGGGATCAGGCGGCCGCGGGGGCGGACTTCGTCTTGCACGTCGCGTCGCCAATGCCCGTCGGAGAATATCGCGGAACTGACCTCGTGAGTCCTGCTGTGGAGGGCACCCGGCGAGTTCTGCACGCCGCGCGCGCCGCCGGTGTGCGTCGCGTCGTCCCGACATCTTCAGCCGAAGCTGCGGTGCCGCAGAAGAATTCGGGCCGGATCGCTGAAGAGACGATTTGGCGGGACGTGTCGGTCACATCTTCAGATGAATATGCCCGCGCCAAAACCGTTGCCGAACGAGAAGCATGGTCGTTTGCTGAGTCTGTCGGAGATCTCGAACTGAGCACGGTATTGCCATGTTTCATGCAGGGGCCGGTCCTCGGCGTCGATTACTCCGGTTCGGTCGACGCGGTCGCCATGATGCTCGGCGGCAAGCTGCCGGCGATTCCCCGCATCGGATGGAACATCGTCGACGTCCGCGACATCGTCGAACTTCACCTTCTTGCAATGACATCCCCGAAGGCCCTTGGGGAGCGTTTCATCGGCTCGGGCGAGTTTTTCTGGCTCAAAGACATCGCCGCGATACTGCGTGACAACCTGGGCGCCAGGGCGAAGAAGGTGCCGCGCCGCACACTGCCGAACACCTTCGTCAAAGCCGGCGCGCTGGTGAGCGGATTGATGCAGGACTTGGTGCCGCGGCTGGATAACGAGCAACCAGTGAGCTCGGCCAAGGCGCGGCGAATTCTCGGCTGGACGACGCGGCCAGCGGCCATCTCGCTACTGCAGACAGCGCAAAGTCTGATCGAACTCGAACTCGTCTAGCGCGTCGCCGGAAGCGCTGCGCTTGGGCTGCCAGGGATGACCGGTGCATACCGCGAGCAGTCGCCTAGCAAGTCTGCCCAGGTCAGCGCCCGCAGCGCGGTATGGTGCTTGATGTGGTGAGAGTGCCCCGACCATCTCGACCCCACCCCAGCGTCAAGCCCGGGGCCAAGGTCGACGCGCGCAGCGAGCGCTGGCGTGAACACCGCAAGAAGGTGCGCTGCGAAATCGTCGAAGCCGCGTTCCGCGCGATCGACCGCCTCGGGCCCGAGCTGTCCGTGCGGGAGATCGCCGAGGAGGCCGGCACCGCCAAGCCCAAGATCTACCGGCACTTCCACGACAAGTCCGATCTGTTCGAGGCGATCGGCGAGCGGCTGCGCGACATGCTGTGGGCCGCGATCTTCCCGTCGATCAACCTGGCCGACGACTCGGCCCGCGAGATCGTCCGACGCAGCGTCGAGGAATACGTCACCCTGGTCGACCAGCACCCCAACGTGCTGCGGGTCTTCATTCAGTCGCGGTCAGGGTCGCCCACCGAGGCGACCCTGCGCACGCTGAACGAGGGCCGCGAGATCACGCTGGCCATGGCCGACATGTTCGACAACGAACTGAAGGATTTCAAGCTCGACCATGCGGCTTTCGAGTTGGCCGCCCACGCGGCATTCGGCTCGGCCGCGTCGTCCACCGAGTGGTGGTTGGGCCCCGATCCGGACAGCCCGCGACGCATGCCGCGCGAGCAGTTCGTCGCCCACCTGACCACCATCATGATGGGCGTCATCGTCGGCACCGCCGAGGCCCTGGGCATCGCGGTGGACCCTGACCGGCCTGTGCACAGCGCCGTGCGCAGCAGCCCCGCGGCCAGCTGAGGACCAAAGTCCCGTTGACATCGCCCGGGCTTTCGTCAACACTCGTCGTATCCGATACCCTTGGTACTGGGTATTTACGTCGGCCGGTTGCGGGTAACCGAAGGGCCGCTGGCCGACACCCGACCTGAGCCGGGCCCCACGAGGAAGACCGATCCACTGTGACCGATGCACTGACACAAGCCGAGTCGACGTCCGCGGCGCACCAGCCGGTGCATACGCGCGCCATCATCATCG from Mycobacterium shigaense includes these protein-coding regions:
- a CDS encoding NAD-dependent epimerase/dehydratase family protein, whose translation is MITTPRGREHPDAQAGHQMVLVTGGSGYLGSWTIVELLRRGYHVRTTIRDIAREDLVRSMIATQTTAPDRLAFVQANLLEDAGWDQAAAGADFVLHVASPMPVGEYRGTDLVSPAVEGTRRVLHAARAAGVRRVVPTSSAEAAVPQKNSGRIAEETIWRDVSVTSSDEYARAKTVAEREAWSFAESVGDLELSTVLPCFMQGPVLGVDYSGSVDAVAMMLGGKLPAIPRIGWNIVDVRDIVELHLLAMTSPKALGERFIGSGEFFWLKDIAAILRDNLGARAKKVPRRTLPNTFVKAGALVSGLMQDLVPRLDNEQPVSSAKARRILGWTTRPAAISLLQTAQSLIELELV
- a CDS encoding TetR/AcrR family transcriptional regulator, with protein sequence MVRVPRPSRPHPSVKPGAKVDARSERWREHRKKVRCEIVEAAFRAIDRLGPELSVREIAEEAGTAKPKIYRHFHDKSDLFEAIGERLRDMLWAAIFPSINLADDSAREIVRRSVEEYVTLVDQHPNVLRVFIQSRSGSPTEATLRTLNEGREITLAMADMFDNELKDFKLDHAAFELAAHAAFGSAASSTEWWLGPDPDSPRRMPREQFVAHLTTIMMGVIVGTAEALGIAVDPDRPVHSAVRSSPAAS